CAGTTCGATAAAGTACAGGTTGATTCAATCCGCGTTAGCGCGCAAGAGATTACCGCCGCTTGCGAACGTCTTGATGAAGAGGTAAAGCAGGCGATGGCGACGGCGGTGCGCAACATTGAAACGTTCCACAATGCGCAGAAGCTATCGGTGGTCGATGTGGAAACCCAGCCGGGCGTCCGCTGCCAGCAGCTAACCCGCCCGATCGCCACTATCGGATTATATATCCCCGGCGGATCAGCGCCGCTGCCTTCAACGGTATTGATGCTGGGAACGCCCGCGCGCATCGCTGGCTGCAAGCGTGTCGTGTTGTGTTCGCCACCGCCCATCGCCGATGAAATTCTCTATGCCGCGCAGCTGTGCGGCATTCAGGAAGTTTTCCAACTGGGCGGCGCCCAGGCGATTGCCGCCATGGCGTTCGGCAGCGAAAGCGTCCCCAAAGTCGATAAAATCTTTGGGCCGGGCAACGCCTATGTCACCGAAGCCAAACGTCAGGTTAGCCAGGATTTGGCCGGCGCGGCGATTGATATGCCGGCCGGGCCGTCCGAAGTGCTGGTCATCGCCGACAGCGGCGCCACGCCGGCATTTGTTGCCGCCGACCTGCTTTCACAGGCTGAACACGGCCCCGACTCGCAGGTGATTCTGCTGACGCCCGATGCCGCCCTGGCAAAAGCGGTGGCCGAAGCGGTAGAACAACAGCTGTTGCTGCTTTCACGCGCCGACATCGCGCGCCAGGCGCT
This window of the Brenneria goodwinii genome carries:
- the hisD gene encoding histidinol dehydrogenase; the encoded protein is MADSNTMTSFNTIIDWQRCSAEEQRQLLTRPAISASDRITGIVEDILKSVKNRGDSALREYSAQFDKVQVDSIRVSAQEITAACERLDEEVKQAMATAVRNIETFHNAQKLSVVDVETQPGVRCQQLTRPIATIGLYIPGGSAPLPSTVLMLGTPARIAGCKRVVLCSPPPIADEILYAAQLCGIQEVFQLGGAQAIAAMAFGSESVPKVDKIFGPGNAYVTEAKRQVSQDLAGAAIDMPAGPSEVLVIADSGATPAFVAADLLSQAEHGPDSQVILLTPDAALAKAVAEAVEQQLLLLSRADIARQALSSSRVIVARDLEQCIEISNRYGPEHLIIQTRDAENWVDQITSAGSVFLGDWSPESAGDYASGTNHVLPTYGYTATYSSLGLADFQKRMTVQQLTPQGLLQLAPTIETLAQAEQLTAHKNAVTLRVAALKEQA